acaaatgattgtaaatattgaaagtttttaagtgtaaatgggtttgtagtgttagtatcttcatattatttcgtttgtgtatgttgttctagtctgtaaGTACAACAATGACTTGACCGTGAGTTACGGTGATcgtaagcagctagtactttactaaatacatttgtatagttttttctatttgttcagtgatatttataaacaatgagtcgtaaaaacattgctggcaatgaagacctagtattgcagacattagatttaagcattagtagtgtagacaatacacagagtgttaggttaggttagaaaatttctagttttgtagtggttcatattttcatatttattttccaaactttatttacaagtataaaaaaagtttctatatgtctttttgtaaataattaaatggagtataagatagaataactaaaagtgaaaaaataaaatatttcaataacacttaagttgtgtcaaaataaaaaacaaaatatttttgctcataaagtttttgttaatttttttttttattgatataaaaacattaaataagtgatcaatgtattatttttatagagaaatatatatttatctaaagaaaaaaacaaaaacacaggACATtacaccaataaataattttgttatgaatttttaaccagatccttgcagaatcaggcattttcgctcggcattttatgcataccatatagcaaaatgTCACAGCACTCAAAGAGTTAATATGCAGCAATACTCTGCTtacgttttataactataatgtaCATTAACTTGCAATGGTGAGTTCTCAGAAATCATTGAACTGATGGTATAATACTGGTACATTAACATTATGCAATGTGTAACTCACCTTTAATACTGATACAATGTATTGAAATTGgtaagatttaattaaatatattatttagttgaaTAATACAGAACAATACTACACTagcaataaattaaagaaatttaatgaaaTCTATTTGAACTAGGATTGACTATTAATCCTTAACTTTGTatgcttgtttttaaaatttataatgtttcaaaattggAAAGTTGATAGCTAACCttcataataaataagtttttattgggaaaatcaacttaaaaacacGGTTTATGTACAACAATAGTACACATATTATTTTGGCCACATTAGACCAAACACTACTCACAATCTCAAAGTCATCTCTGAGGGGATAGTAGTCGAGCTGCTGAGCTTCTTGGGTTCGGATATCCAGCGGAGGTAAGGTGGACACGATGTTGGGAGCCAGAGGCCCATCATCTGGTTCCACCAGATCTCGGAGCACAGGTCGGCAGTGACTCACCGCTGGCCAGGTTACCTGACCGATGCTCCCTTCCAGGAACCGGTTCACATACTCCTCCTTGGCCTCTGTCATAGAACACAAGAATGATCAACAATTAGGTGTAGATGGTGTAGGAGTTTCCATCTAATTAGATCATGCTGAAAGTTAGGAGGCCTGCTATACTTAGGTTATTAGAATAGACCTTTGGATTCTGCTTAGTATGCCTTTGGATTGATgctattaaatatacatttttttgttgaatttgattCATTAAGACAAGAGttaactctaatttttttttaaccttctAGTTGACCCTCTCACTGCAACTCTTAATCTCAGCAAAGATCTAAAAACCAACAGATCAGTAGACAGTGTAGAACGGCAAATAAAATAAGTTCCTTTTATAAATCAGAAAATATCacaatacatttacagtttttttagtatatctaaaattttaataatttaagaacttaTATCTGATTATCAATgactagtaaataaaatattaaattgtgtttatttaatgtatCCTATTTTTAAGATTGATAATTCTTTATTTGCTACAAAAACCAATAATAATGCACTTATTAATTTCCAACCTGTTACCAAAATGGTAGATAACTTTGATCTTCATCACAAACTATGTCCTTTCCAAAACAAACAGCACCATTTTCTCACACTGCACTATCATTCATGACGCACTCTCAATGTATAGAATACAATTCACAGTGAATCTTTAAGAATTGCACTTTTCTTGATGAAATAACAGCATGGAATTTACAAGTTGGCAAGAAAGTGATTGTGCTTCTCATTTAGAACTTTGAAGAACACAAATGTTGGAATAACCTCCATGGAGACAAAAGAGAGGCACTATACGTATTTATACTACACGAAGatcataactattttttttttataccacCATCCATTAAACAACAAGACAGCAAAGAagattgtttttctaaaaacCCTAGAAGACTTCtcaaacaaatttaagtttatgaAACTTACCGTCAGCATTCCTTGTGCCGATATGTTGCGCAATATCTTTCCAATTTCCGTAGGAATAATGTTCAATGGCGTTGAGAAGATTGATCTCTTCCAGAGCTGACCATCCTGAGCGGTCTTTGAACACGTCAAGTGCCACAGAGTCCTTACATAAGAAAATGTCATTAGTTGTACaataatcttaacaaattaaaggTGCAGCCAAAGAACTATTAGGTACTATGAGGGTCACtctgaaagttttgagatataTACAGAGTTTTTATGC
The Homalodisca vitripennis isolate AUS2020 chromosome 1, UT_GWSS_2.1, whole genome shotgun sequence DNA segment above includes these coding regions:
- the LOC124355066 gene encoding transcriptional adapter 2B-like, whose amino-acid sequence is MASEMFNTYHCTHCQYKIDGLRVRCTVCPKFEMCLQCFSNGAEIGSHRNDHPYQFVDSVALDVFKDRSGWSALEEINLLNAIEHYSYGNWKDIAQHIGTRNADEAKEEYVNRFLEGSIGQVTWPAVSHCRPVLRDLVEPDDGPLAPNIVSTLPPLDIRTQEAQQLDYYPLRDDFEIEYDNSAETLVSSLTLVNGEDDDLDIALKLTPVT